CACTGCATCTCTTGCACTGGGGAGCCCCCAAACTGACAGAATATTGTGGGTGTGGCGTCCCAGCAAGGTGAAAAACTCGCTGGCCCTATTGTGCTAACACTGACCAGTGAgttgctgcagcctgggcatCGTGCCTTCTCAGTCAGCCTTTCCACCATACCCCtttcctgcagagcagtgtCAGCCAGCCCCTCACACCTGCCCAGCTTGGCATTTTGAACTTCATCAAGGTCCTGCTGgcccatctctccagcctgtcctccAGCATACTAATCTCTCCCCCAGTCTGACAGTACGTGCATGTCTACACTGATTAAAGCAGTAATTGGAATGATTTTTTGATATTAATGAAGTCTGTCATAGAAGGATTTCTCCCTCATTAGCTGAGGTATTCTGTGAACCTGGCAATGCTTCGGTTTCTGCATTTATGGTAAAAGGTTCCCATTATATTTCAAACTAAATCTTCCCTGCAAAGAGTATCAATGCTTTGGTGTACAACCACCTTAAAGTTAGTGCAGATGTCCTTTTTTCCAGCTACCAATTTCTTCTTCTGGACATGCTTGGTAACTAGAATTCCTCATCTATTTCCAggtctttaaataaaataaactgttttcatCAAAACAGGTAACATTAAAGAACTGAAATGGTCACAGTATAAATACCTGGGTGATGTTACCTGCACTGGTGTGCACAGCTTTGGGTGGGCTTGTGCAAAGAGCAAAAACTAAGCAGTTGTAGCCTGCAAATACTGTCATCTTTTTAATACAGAATGGCTTATTCTAAGAACATACAAGCTAAAAAGGcaacaaatattattttaatattaaaataaatatgttttcataCATTGAAAACATTTGTGATTAGGTAAGTTCACTATATCCTATATAAGATAACTTATATAGGATATAGTTTTCTATGCAAAAGAGTGGCTTTGCCTTCTCTGGAACTTACAGTTCTTTATCAGCTCCAGGAAATACAGTGCCCCACTTAGATGAACAAAcacctttctatttttttcctggagaaatagtttaaaatctttttttcaagGTTCTGTTATGACATGATgcaaacacatttgttttctcttaacATTTTTTGTCAGTGTGACACTTGACTGTAGAATCTCAGAGTCAATGCTGTGCTGTTCTCCCTTTAATCCTCCTCAAACACATCCTCATTTCAGTCCTGCAAAGATACAGTGAATAAGTAGGTTAGTGATTTATTCATGAATATGATTCAGCATGGAGATAGGAAGATCTCTGTACACTTAAATACATCTTTATTGTCTTTCTGAAGATTATTGCGTACCTTGTGCAAAAGGCATCAGAATTAATAGATACCTAAATTACTTCAGAATATTTACAGACATTCATGTCTTTCACTGGGTAAGAAGTTCCAATGACAAGAATAATTGATGTGTCTCAGTTTGAATCAGGAAACTGTGCAGCAACAGGAAGACACCATCACTTGCATCCACAGAACACGGAAGCAGTGCTGCCTCATAAATACTAAGAACACAGAGTCAGGCATCCATCAGGGTGGCATTTGCAACAGATGGATATAAAATCCAGAACACAATCCTGAAATGTAgcataattataattataaagtGATTGACTATAATTTACTGCTGTGTTTAGGGTGAGTGCGTGTGAGAGCTGTGCTCCAAGCCACACTGGCAAGCTGTAGCAGGTTTAAAAGCAGAGGTAGATAAATTTACACCAGCGAGAATCGTCAGCTAGGTTGGCATACCTGAGGGACAAGAATGGTGGGCAGGAGCACTTAAAGCCACACATTTCACTAGGAATGGACAGCCTCAGTTCACACACTTGGGGTGAGTTAGCACTACCCCCTTGTATATGGCACTCAGGTGGAACAGAGGCAGCAAGagacagtttttcttttgcaaaagtGGTTGCATTCTTTGGcttttggcagaaaaaaaaatccaatgtatattaaatatatttttaaaaactacacTTCCAAATCCAAGAAAATGCAGGTATACTAAATATGTAAACACCATTACTCACCCATCACTCAAAACTAAGTGGAAATgtataaaacacagaaaaacttaAGTAAATGTCTTTACTCCCAACTCTTCATTGCTGTTTTCTACTCCAGCCTCTGTCATCAGGTCAGCAACACGCTTCTCAAGGTCATTGATGCGCTCGCCCATTTCTTCCAGTAAAAAGTTAAAGATAACTTATTTATCAATAAGAGTTCTACaattttacaggtttttttcttctgtaagaTTAACAAAATGTGTTCCAGATGTGCCAGCCTTTTACTTGTTCAAGTTTAATGCAAGATGAAGCATGCACAAGATGGTATTGTTAGAACAGAATCCCACATCCTCATAGGACAGATAAATAAGCCTTCAAATTCTTAGTATCAAAAGCCTTTGCAAATATTCGTCAATGAACTGTGTAAGAGACTGCTTTCTTTCTGAGGAATTATTTTAGGTGATACCATGCAGTTAACCTACACAATCAGAATATGAGTGCTATACCAACATTCAGGAAGCAACTGCTTCCTGGAAGgtcaaatttctgaaaaaaaatttaataaatgcttcagaaagcagaagtaGTTTCTCTAAGTACATGTAATGAGAAAGCTCAGAGCCCCTCCAGGtctgattttctccttttgagGCCTCACCTTGTCATGCTCGGGCCAACAGCTTTTAAACCGTGGCTTGTTCAAGCTGCGTTTTTGGAGACGGatgcttttttaaatgcacCTCCAGAATCTTTACACATCGATGCTTGTTTTACTTGAAACCCGTAATTGCTGCACAGACATTACCTTGCTACTtgcagtaaaacatttttttaggatttctttagaaaaagagATATATAAACAGGCTAGGGCGGGAAGTCAGGTGCCTTTACGTCATAGGTGTTTAGCCATGTCACTTACTCTACGCTAATCTGATGTTTGAGAAAGAAGCCCATCCCCTGTTAGAAGCAAGGACCCCGCCGCACCCATCAACGCGCAGGGGGCCCCAGCCACGGGGTCCGAAATGCAACCTCGGGTACCCCACGTTCCAAAGAGGATATTTCTCAGCGTTAACTTTTCCGTCAGAGCCTGAAAATTCTCCTGCAGCCGGCAGAGCAGATTTTCCGCCTGCGGGGAAGGGATAGAAATAAACACAGGGGAAGCAGCAGGCGCCGGCCGTACAGGAGCTCCGCAGCCAGGGCacccagcccggccccgctccccgccccgcTCACCAGCTCCGGCAGCTCCACGGCTCCCGGCGGCTCGGTGGCCGCCATCGGCTCCGGCTCCGGTTCCTGCCCCGGCCCCGGTTCTCCGCCCGCCTCCGCGGGAGGGGCGGGCAGCGAGCGCACGGCCCCGCCCGCAGCGCTCCGCAGGGAGCCGGGGAATCCTTAACTACCAATCCTTTATTTGCCGAAGAAATCATCATTCCGTAAGGCAGTAACTAAATAAGGATTTAGAGGTTTGATCTCAAGAGGTcttactatatatatatgtatataactttttattttatttttttaaggtttgCTTCCTTTCCCCCCGCGTAATTAGTTTTGTGAGATGGAGTGGTAAAAATACCGTGGTGATTGAAGTTCCTTGCACTGCAGTGTCGAGCGAGACAACACTAAAGGCATCAGGAAGAGTCGCACGGTGCATCTTGCAGCACCAGTATCTAGGTCATCCGTGGCTTTTGGGCTGCACAGCGTAAAAAGCTCCTGGTGCAGCTATTACAGAGGTGTCTTTCTTCTGGATGCTGGGAGTGTTGCCCGATGTAAATGAAGTTTCCAGTTTACTGTGTATTGTTAGGAGCATATCACTGTTGGGCAATAAATTACCTTAGTCAATTACTTTGAGTAATTATATATGCTAGATATGCCAAATATGTGTCTTCATCCACAAGAAATTTCTGAGTTAGGAATGACTTCAGCTGCTGTAAGCCTACCACTTAGAATCTTAATAAACTTAATTGCTTTCCTTCTTGACCTTCCCCACCTCATTTGAGAGGGTGTGTTAATCTCTGAGGTGAAATTCTGGCAGCAAAGCCAACCTCCCAATTGCTACCTGCTTCCCATAATTGTGGCTTCTCTGTACAGCCTTATTTTCCCACTCTTCCAGGTTGCCCTTGTTgtacaaagaaaaatcaagcaCATTTTGCGAAGCTTGAGTGTTCTAGCAGTGTTACTGCTCTAGAAAGCTTCTACATCAAACAGTTTGAACAATATTATGCAATGTAGATAGGGTTTGCTTTTGTATGTAGCCACTAGTTTCAACAGTACAGCCTTTTTGTTCTGTTGCATAAGTAAAAAGGAACAACTGGTGCTTCTCA
The sequence above is drawn from the Parus major isolate Abel chromosome 2, Parus_major1.1, whole genome shotgun sequence genome and encodes:
- the HSBP1L1 gene encoding heat shock factor-binding protein 1-like protein 1 isoform X1 encodes the protein MAATEPPGAVELPELAENLLCRLQENFQALTEKLTLRMEEMGERINDLEKRVADLMTEAGVENSNEELGVKTFT
- the HSBP1L1 gene encoding heat shock factor-binding protein 1-like protein 1 isoform X2, which produces MAATEPPGAVELPELAENLLCRLQENFQALTEKLTLRMEEMGERINDLEKRVADLMTEAGVENSNEELGD